ATCTGAGAGCAAAAACAGCGATCGCTCGAACTCAACTAGCCAAAATATCTATTGACTGGAACTAAGCTTAAGCAAAAATCATTTCATCTAAAAATGAAATCAGGATGAAATTCAATTAAAACTTTAGTAAGAGATCTTTATTCCTTCATCGGGTAGACGCAAAAATTGTAACCAAGCATTTATCCTGCATACAGCAAAAATCATCAAAAAAATCTTTAGGTCAAAACATGAACTTTGCAAATTTTGGGCAAACTTATAGTGAAGCAGCCCTAACTTCACTTGGCTTTTTTTGGAAAGCCTTATGGGCGTTTGTTCTCGGTTATATTATCAGTAGCGCTATCCAAGTTTTTGTTACTCGCGAACGAATGCAAAAAACGATGGGAAAAGCAGGCAAAGGTAGTGTTTTACTTGGTACTTTTTTCGGCTTTATTTCTAGTTCTTGTAGCTTTGCCGCTTTAGCAACAACTAAAGCTTTATTTAAAAAAGGGGCTGGTTTTGTCCCGGCATTGGCATTTTTGTTGGCATCGACAAATTTAGTAATTGAACTAGGTTTTATTATCGCTATCTTTCTCGGTTGGCAATTTGTTGTTGGGGAATATCTCGGTGGTTTTTTACTGATTGTTTTTACATGGCTAATTGTTAAATTCACGCGCCCGACACAATCAATTAGAAAAGCAAGGCGGCGGTTGCGGGAAAATGAAGGTGAAGATAACAATGAGGGCGAAAATGGCTCTGACTGGAAAGAAAAAATCCAAACTAAAGAAGGATGGCGAGAAGTTGCCAAAAAATACTTTATGGAATGGAAAATGGTCTGGAAAGATGTGACAGTCGGTTTTACAATTGCCGGTATTATTGCGGCTTTTGTCCCGCGTGCATTTTTCCAGTTTTTGTTCTTGGGTACGGGTAGCGAAAATCCTAGTTTCTTAGCTTTGTTAGAAAATTCCGTAATCGGTCCGGTGGCAGCATTTTTTACATTTATCGGTTCGATGGGAAATATTCCCCTCGCCGCAGTTTTGTTTAGTAATGGGGTTAGTTTTGCCGGAGTTATGG
This portion of the Oscillatoria salina IIICB1 genome encodes:
- a CDS encoding permease, coding for MNFANFGQTYSEAALTSLGFFWKALWAFVLGYIISSAIQVFVTRERMQKTMGKAGKGSVLLGTFFGFISSSCSFAALATTKALFKKGAGFVPALAFLLASTNLVIELGFIIAIFLGWQFVVGEYLGGFLLIVFTWLIVKFTRPTQSIRKARRRLRENEGEDNNEGENGSDWKEKIQTKEGWREVAKKYFMEWKMVWKDVTVGFTIAGIIAAFVPRAFFQFLFLGTGSENPSFLALLENSVIGPVAAFFTFIGSMGNIPLAAVLFSNGVSFAGVMAFIFSDLVVFPVIRINAKYYGWKIAFYIVAVFFAALVATTLVMHYGFSLLGILPQNPGSGPTETQRFAIDYTFWLNLVFLVITGILTWLNFGRKKQQNGKDQHHHQGSGNQSIVEKVLFWLAIASFVWLTGGVVISFFQ